The following coding sequences lie in one Drosophila sulfurigaster albostrigata strain 15112-1811.04 chromosome 2R, ASM2355843v2, whole genome shotgun sequence genomic window:
- the LOC133837892 gene encoding GATA-binding factor A isoform X3: MYHSSSAAAAAAYTDLAAAGGAASVSGYHHQQAVNAPVYVPSNRQYNHVAAHFSSAAAAQNAWTTDSFGSAHAQLPAQFYTQNAVMMAPWRSAYDPTGFQRSSPYESAMDFQFGEGRECVNCGAISTPLWRRDGTGHYLCNACGLYHKMNGMNRPLIKPSKRLVSATATRRMGLCCTNCGTRTTTLWRRNNDGEPVCNACGLYFKLHGVNRPLAMRKDGIQTRKRKPKKTGSGSTASGASGSGSTAEAIKECKEEHDLKPTLSLERHSLSKLHTDLKSSLASSTASSLMSQHHAQQQQQQQQQQQQPPPSHQQCFPLYAQQQQQQQLQQQQQQQSQHPQHSHQSQLNARQLHGAASQLYTPSSSSAASAYTTHSSNAADTPTLSNGTPSPHYQHHHLHAAATGSSHGHHAAAAHHHIHAAAAAAAYGVKTEASATNYDYVNNCYFGASFGALGGAATSAMAGGASSELAGYHHQHNVIQAAKLMATS, encoded by the exons ATGtatcacagcagcagcgccgcGGCAGCTGCCGCCTATACGGATTTAGCCGCTGCCGGAGGCGCTGCCAGCGTGTCTGGCTACCATCATCAGCAGGCTGTAAATGCACCCGTCTATGTGCCCTCCAATCGCCAGTACAACCATGTGGCGGCCCATTTCAgcagcgctgctgctgcgcagAATGCCTGGACAACGGATAGCTTTGGCTCGGCGCATGCCCAGCTGCCGGCACAGTTCTACACACAGAATGCGGTGATGATGGCGCCGTGGCGCAGTGCCTACGATCCCACGGGATTTCAGCGATCTTCGCCCTACGAAAGCGCAATGGATTTCCAGTTTGGTGAGGGACGTGAATGTGTCAACTGCGGTGCCATCTCGACACCGCTTTGGAGACGCGACGGTACCGGTCACTATCTGTGCAACGCTTGCGGATTGTATCACAAGATGAACGGCATGAATAGGCCGCTGATCAAGCCCAGCAAGCGACTGGTGAGTGCA ACTGCCACACGTCGCATGGGTCTGTGCTGCACCAACTGTGGAACACGCACCACCACCCTCTGGAGGCGCAACAATGACGGCGAGCCGGTGTGCAATGCCTGCGGGCTGTACTTCAAGCTGCACGGCGTCAATCGGCCGTTGGCTATGCGCAAGGATGGCATTCAGACCCGCAAGCGAAAACCTAAGAAAACAGGCAGCGGCTCAACTGCAAGTGGAGCATCGGGATCCGGATCCACCGCTGAGGCCATCAAAGAGTGCAAGGAGGAGCATG ATCTTAAGCCCACGCTTAGCCTGGAACGGCACAGCCTGAGCAAGCTCCACACGGATCTAAAGAGCTCACTCGCAAGTAGCACTGCCAGCAGTCTCATGAGTCAACATCAtgcccaacagcagcagcagcagcaacaacagcagcaacagccaccaCCGTCACATCAGCAATGCTTTCCTCTCTAtgcccaacaacagcagcaacagcaactgcaacaacagcagcagcaacagtcgcagcATCCTCAGCACAGCCATCAGTCGCAATTGAATGCGAGGCAGTTGCACGGGGCCGCATCACAGCTGTATACACCCAGCAGCAGCTCGGCCGCCTCTGCTTACACGACGCACAGTAGCAATGCAGCTGACACGCCCACACTGAGCAATGGCACGCCCTCGCCCCAttatcagcatcatcatctgcATGCCGCAGCCACAGGCAGCTCACACGGTCATCATGCAGCGGCGGCACATCATCACATAcatgccgctgctgcagccgctgctTATGGAGTCAAGACGGAGGCAAGTGCCACCAACTATGACTATGTGAACAATTGTTACTTTGGCGCCTCGTTTGGAGCACTGGGTGGAGCTGCCACATCTGCGATGGCAGGTGGCGCGAGTAGCGAATTGGCCGGATATCATCATCAGCACAATGTCATACAGGCAGCCAAACTGATGGCCACATCCTGA
- the LOC133837892 gene encoding GATA-binding factor A isoform X2 yields MGILLSDGDSTSDQQSTRDYPQFSGDYHNVQLQVAAVAASSKMYHSSSAAAAAAYTDLAAAGGAASVSGYHHQQAVNAPVYVPSNRQYNHVAAHFSSAAAAQNAWTTDSFGSAHAQLPAQFYTQNAVMMAPWRSAYDPTGFQRSSPYESAMDFQFGEGRECVNCGAISTPLWRRDGTGHYLCNACGLYHKMNGMNRPLIKPSKRLTATRRMGLCCTNCGTRTTTLWRRNNDGEPVCNACGLYFKLHGVNRPLAMRKDGIQTRKRKPKKTGSGSTASGASGSGSTAEAIKECKEEHDLKPTLSLERHSLSKLHTDLKSSLASSTASSLMSQHHAQQQQQQQQQQQQPPPSHQQCFPLYAQQQQQQQLQQQQQQQSQHPQHSHQSQLNARQLHGAASQLYTPSSSSAASAYTTHSSNAADTPTLSNGTPSPHYQHHHLHAAATGSSHGHHAAAAHHHIHAAAAAAAYGVKTEASATNYDYVNNCYFGASFGALGGAATSAMAGGASSELAGYHHQHNVIQAAKLMATS; encoded by the exons TCCACATCGGATCAGCAATCGACGCGCGATTATCCTCAGTTCAGCGGCGACTATCACAACGTGCAGCTGCAGGTGGCCGCCGTTGCTGCCAGCTCGAAGATGtatcacagcagcagcgccgcGGCAGCTGCCGCCTATACGGATTTAGCCGCTGCCGGAGGCGCTGCCAGCGTGTCTGGCTACCATCATCAGCAGGCTGTAAATGCACCCGTCTATGTGCCCTCCAATCGCCAGTACAACCATGTGGCGGCCCATTTCAgcagcgctgctgctgcgcagAATGCCTGGACAACGGATAGCTTTGGCTCGGCGCATGCCCAGCTGCCGGCACAGTTCTACACACAGAATGCGGTGATGATGGCGCCGTGGCGCAGTGCCTACGATCCCACGGGATTTCAGCGATCTTCGCCCTACGAAAGCGCAATGGATTTCCAGTTTGGTGAGGGACGTGAATGTGTCAACTGCGGTGCCATCTCGACACCGCTTTGGAGACGCGACGGTACCGGTCACTATCTGTGCAACGCTTGCGGATTGTATCACAAGATGAACGGCATGAATAGGCCGCTGATCAAGCCCAGCAAGCGACTG ACTGCCACACGTCGCATGGGTCTGTGCTGCACCAACTGTGGAACACGCACCACCACCCTCTGGAGGCGCAACAATGACGGCGAGCCGGTGTGCAATGCCTGCGGGCTGTACTTCAAGCTGCACGGCGTCAATCGGCCGTTGGCTATGCGCAAGGATGGCATTCAGACCCGCAAGCGAAAACCTAAGAAAACAGGCAGCGGCTCAACTGCAAGTGGAGCATCGGGATCCGGATCCACCGCTGAGGCCATCAAAGAGTGCAAGGAGGAGCATG ATCTTAAGCCCACGCTTAGCCTGGAACGGCACAGCCTGAGCAAGCTCCACACGGATCTAAAGAGCTCACTCGCAAGTAGCACTGCCAGCAGTCTCATGAGTCAACATCAtgcccaacagcagcagcagcagcaacaacagcagcaacagccaccaCCGTCACATCAGCAATGCTTTCCTCTCTAtgcccaacaacagcagcaacagcaactgcaacaacagcagcagcaacagtcgcagcATCCTCAGCACAGCCATCAGTCGCAATTGAATGCGAGGCAGTTGCACGGGGCCGCATCACAGCTGTATACACCCAGCAGCAGCTCGGCCGCCTCTGCTTACACGACGCACAGTAGCAATGCAGCTGACACGCCCACACTGAGCAATGGCACGCCCTCGCCCCAttatcagcatcatcatctgcATGCCGCAGCCACAGGCAGCTCACACGGTCATCATGCAGCGGCGGCACATCATCACATAcatgccgctgctgcagccgctgctTATGGAGTCAAGACGGAGGCAAGTGCCACCAACTATGACTATGTGAACAATTGTTACTTTGGCGCCTCGTTTGGAGCACTGGGTGGAGCTGCCACATCTGCGATGGCAGGTGGCGCGAGTAGCGAATTGGCCGGATATCATCATCAGCACAATGTCATACAGGCAGCCAAACTGATGGCCACATCCTGA
- the LOC133836434 gene encoding histone-arginine methyltransferase METTL23: MRFHMNGSSDDNEIVAATASAEHMRKFVFNKCNDDERDRDGVGSPETVIERLEIKIPEILQGAYSFYTWPSAPVLAHFLWERRQTLVCKRILELGAGTALPGILAAKCGAQVVLSDNCILPKSLAHIRKSCLANQLQPGVDIDVVGLSWGLLLNSVFRLPPLDLIIAADCFYDPTVFEDIIVTVAFLLERNRGAKFIFTYQERSADWSIEALLKKWKLHASSINMDEIGKQSGVDLLEFMGGHTIHLLEITLADQERVEDLVE, from the exons ATGCGTTTTCACATGAACGGAAGCAGCGATGACAATGAaattgtggctgccacagccaGCGCTGAGCATATGCGCAAGTTTGTATTTAACAAATGCAACGATGATGAACGGGATCGCGATGGAGTTGGAAGCCCCGAAACAGTTATCGAGcgtttagaaataaaaataccagaa ATCCTGCAAGGCGCCTATTCATTCTACACGTGGCCCAGTGCTCCAGTTCTTGCGCATTTTTTATGGGAGCGTCGCCAAACACTTGTTTGTAAACGCATCCTCGAGTTGGGCGCTGGCACCGCATTACCTGGCATATTGGCCGCCAAGTGTGGAGCCCAAGTGGTGCTCAGCGATAATTGCATATTGCCCAAGTCCTTGGCACACATCCGCAAATCCTGCCTCGCGAATCAGTTGCAACCAGGCGTCGACATTGATGTGGTTGGCTTGAGTTGGGGCCTTTTACTGAACAGTGTGTTTCGCTTGCCACCATTAGACCTCATCATTGCAGCCGACTGCTTCTATGATCCCACTGTCTTTGAGGACATCATTGTGACGGTGGCGTTTCTGTTGGAGCGCAATCGTGGTGCCAAGTTCATATTCACCTACCAGGAACGTAGTGCTGACTGGTCCATTGAGGCACTGCTCAAGAAGTGGAAACTGCACGCGTCGAGTATAAACATGGACGAGATTGGGAAGCAATCGGGAGTAGATTTATTGGAATTTATGGGAGGGCATACGATACACCTGCTAGAGATTACGCTTGCAGATCAGGAGCGTGTGGAGGATTTAGTCGAGTAA
- the LOC133837892 gene encoding GATA-binding factor A isoform X1 has product MGILLSDGDSTSDQQSTRDYPQFSGDYHNVQLQVAAVAASSKMYHSSSAAAAAAYTDLAAAGGAASVSGYHHQQAVNAPVYVPSNRQYNHVAAHFSSAAAAQNAWTTDSFGSAHAQLPAQFYTQNAVMMAPWRSAYDPTGFQRSSPYESAMDFQFGEGRECVNCGAISTPLWRRDGTGHYLCNACGLYHKMNGMNRPLIKPSKRLVSATATRRMGLCCTNCGTRTTTLWRRNNDGEPVCNACGLYFKLHGVNRPLAMRKDGIQTRKRKPKKTGSGSTASGASGSGSTAEAIKECKEEHDLKPTLSLERHSLSKLHTDLKSSLASSTASSLMSQHHAQQQQQQQQQQQQPPPSHQQCFPLYAQQQQQQQLQQQQQQQSQHPQHSHQSQLNARQLHGAASQLYTPSSSSAASAYTTHSSNAADTPTLSNGTPSPHYQHHHLHAAATGSSHGHHAAAAHHHIHAAAAAAAYGVKTEASATNYDYVNNCYFGASFGALGGAATSAMAGGASSELAGYHHQHNVIQAAKLMATS; this is encoded by the exons TCCACATCGGATCAGCAATCGACGCGCGATTATCCTCAGTTCAGCGGCGACTATCACAACGTGCAGCTGCAGGTGGCCGCCGTTGCTGCCAGCTCGAAGATGtatcacagcagcagcgccgcGGCAGCTGCCGCCTATACGGATTTAGCCGCTGCCGGAGGCGCTGCCAGCGTGTCTGGCTACCATCATCAGCAGGCTGTAAATGCACCCGTCTATGTGCCCTCCAATCGCCAGTACAACCATGTGGCGGCCCATTTCAgcagcgctgctgctgcgcagAATGCCTGGACAACGGATAGCTTTGGCTCGGCGCATGCCCAGCTGCCGGCACAGTTCTACACACAGAATGCGGTGATGATGGCGCCGTGGCGCAGTGCCTACGATCCCACGGGATTTCAGCGATCTTCGCCCTACGAAAGCGCAATGGATTTCCAGTTTGGTGAGGGACGTGAATGTGTCAACTGCGGTGCCATCTCGACACCGCTTTGGAGACGCGACGGTACCGGTCACTATCTGTGCAACGCTTGCGGATTGTATCACAAGATGAACGGCATGAATAGGCCGCTGATCAAGCCCAGCAAGCGACTGGTGAGTGCA ACTGCCACACGTCGCATGGGTCTGTGCTGCACCAACTGTGGAACACGCACCACCACCCTCTGGAGGCGCAACAATGACGGCGAGCCGGTGTGCAATGCCTGCGGGCTGTACTTCAAGCTGCACGGCGTCAATCGGCCGTTGGCTATGCGCAAGGATGGCATTCAGACCCGCAAGCGAAAACCTAAGAAAACAGGCAGCGGCTCAACTGCAAGTGGAGCATCGGGATCCGGATCCACCGCTGAGGCCATCAAAGAGTGCAAGGAGGAGCATG ATCTTAAGCCCACGCTTAGCCTGGAACGGCACAGCCTGAGCAAGCTCCACACGGATCTAAAGAGCTCACTCGCAAGTAGCACTGCCAGCAGTCTCATGAGTCAACATCAtgcccaacagcagcagcagcagcaacaacagcagcaacagccaccaCCGTCACATCAGCAATGCTTTCCTCTCTAtgcccaacaacagcagcaacagcaactgcaacaacagcagcagcaacagtcgcagcATCCTCAGCACAGCCATCAGTCGCAATTGAATGCGAGGCAGTTGCACGGGGCCGCATCACAGCTGTATACACCCAGCAGCAGCTCGGCCGCCTCTGCTTACACGACGCACAGTAGCAATGCAGCTGACACGCCCACACTGAGCAATGGCACGCCCTCGCCCCAttatcagcatcatcatctgcATGCCGCAGCCACAGGCAGCTCACACGGTCATCATGCAGCGGCGGCACATCATCACATAcatgccgctgctgcagccgctgctTATGGAGTCAAGACGGAGGCAAGTGCCACCAACTATGACTATGTGAACAATTGTTACTTTGGCGCCTCGTTTGGAGCACTGGGTGGAGCTGCCACATCTGCGATGGCAGGTGGCGCGAGTAGCGAATTGGCCGGATATCATCATCAGCACAATGTCATACAGGCAGCCAAACTGATGGCCACATCCTGA
- the LOC133836430 gene encoding inhibitor of nuclear factor kappa-B kinase subunit beta, giving the protein MPHKLQRVGDWQLIRQLGQGGFGEVQQWKNIVTNQEIATKHIKNDTNIGADQERKLKERWIKEYNWTRQFQNLTFIVAGVQLGDESAEFIKQLNDNHIWQLPVIILEYCNGGDVRKLLQQAPNVNGLVQSEVCNILSCLRQSVVFLHNTCGICHRDLKPDNIVIHRLPNGRKLYKLTDFGLARNMPAETMLQSVVGTRHYFAPEVVDSGKYNNSVDFWSMGIIGYEIATGVLPFIPHQKPFNIHFNLCKKTRNCIAITEDIEEAERFHFHTELAVKHHLSSHFVAKLKEFLSLALDSDYSRRGIQGATDGVQGPSRSPIIFTKIDDLLGLKVLTLFVAFKYQRLEYVVTPTMPMSELALKIAKDTNMKGDSLYLMLPTGHPHRRVTHVTQPIDLYVDEWCDTSEASKGPPVMVYIFNMKHCDYSEPPCCMTDLVQNCIGSQKKWPPWVMDRMVLDIHYILSKEHATMRTMLFGFKEYAMSLEHDMLDYQSVIKTVNIEKEQCCGAMSHFEALITTAKQQNKLNMANKEEFETNVQRLANSSNEIISLIEQTIHHYDSSLGIIRDVAIKQSADIYKSFMDADTYKLSRFRKLYITHGDKLSCSDAYNIVINLAKERHSLLMDEKLKFLRESLNQALNRFAIIPKTLQIACQRLKNIRMQLLQLNLQMLPAATSNEPPSMLQLSNAISQLHFDTANEVPSADLDTFDSLKTRSIIDQALQTSLLLENAMEIEQ; this is encoded by the exons atGCCGCATAAATTACAGCGCGTCGGCGACTGGCAACTAATACGACAATTGGGCCAAGGAGGCTTTGGAGAAGTTCAACAATGGAAAAATATTGTAACAAATCAGGAAATTG CGACGAAGCATATCAAAAATGACACTAACATTGGCGCTGATCAGGAACGCAAGTTAAAGGAACGCTGGATAAAGGAGTATAACTGGACCCGGCAGTTTCAAAATTTGACGTTCATTGTTGCTGGTGTGCAGCTGGGTGACGAATCCGctgaatttataaaacaattgaatGATAACCATATTTGGCAACTTCCTGTGATTATTCTAGAATATTGCAATGGAGGTGATGTGCGAAAACTTCTGCAACAAGCACCCAATGTTAATG GTCTCGTGCAGTCTGAGGTGTGTAATATACTTAGTTGCCTGCGCCAGTCTGTTGTCTTCTTGCACAATACATGTGGCATCTGTCATCGTGATTTAAAGCCTGATAACATTGTAATACATCGCCTTCCTAATGGTCGTAAGCTATACAAGCTTACAGATTTTGGTTTGGCACGTAATATGCCCGCGGAGACAATGCTGCAGAGTGTTGTTGGCACACGTCATTACTTTGCACCCGAAGTTGTTGATAGCGGCAAGTACAACAACAGTGTTGACTTCTGGTCAATGGGTATTATTGGCTATGAAATTGCAACCGGCGTATTGCCATTTATACCGCATCAGAAACCCTTCAACATCCACTTTAATCTGTGCAAGAAGACGCGGAATTGTATTGCCATAACGGAGGATATCGAGGAGGCGGAACGCTTCCATTTTCACACTGAGCTGGCAGTAAAGCACCATCTTAGCAGTCACTTTGTGGCCAAATTGAAAGAGTTTCTTTCGTTGGCACTTGACTCGGATTATTCTCGACGCGGCATTCAAGGAGCAACTGATGGAGTACAAGGCCCATCCAGATCACCCATTATATTTACTAAAATCGATGATCTGCTTGGGCTAAAGGTGTTGACCTTATTTGTGGCATTTAAATATCAACGCCTGGAGTATGTTGTAACTCCGACGATGCCAATGTCTGAACTGGCACTAAAAATAGCCAAGGATACTAATATGAAGGGGGACTCTCTCTATCTGATGCTTCCCACGGGACATCCTCATAGACGAGTAACTCATGTGACACAACCCATAGATCTCTACGTAGATGAATGGTGTGATACAAGTGAGGCGTCAAAGGGTCCCCCAGTGATGGTCTACATCTTCAATATGAAGCACTGCGACTATTCAGAACCTCCTTGTTGCATGACAGATCTGGTTCAAAACTGCATTGGCTCCCAAAAGAAATGGCCACCCTGGGTGATGGACAGAATGGTCCTTGATATTCACTATATACTTAGTAAGGAGCACGCAACCATGCGAACTATGCTGTTTGGATTTAAGGAGTATGCTATGTCACTAGAACACGATATGCTGGATTATCAATCAGTAATCAAGACGGTCAATATCGAGAAAGAACAATGCTGTGGAGCAATGTCTCATTTCGAAGCATTAATTACTACAGCAAAACAAcagaataaattgaatatg GCCAATAAAGAAGAGTTTGAGACTAATGTGCAGAGACTGGCCAATTCAAGTAACGAAATCATATCTCTCATTGAGCAAACAATTCATCATTACGACTCCTCTTTGGGCATCATCCGTGACGTAGCGATTAAGCAAAGTGCTGATATCTACAAATCGTTTATGGATGCCGACACATACAAACT CTCGCGATTTCGAAAACTTTACATCACGCACGGTGATAAGTTGTCGTGCTCGGATGCTTACAATATTGTGATAAATCTGGCGAAGGAGCGTCATTCCCTACTCATGGATGAAAAATTGAAGTTTTTGCGCGAGAGCCTTAATCAGGCGCTAAATCGCTTCGCTATAATACCAAAAACTTTGCAGATTGCATGTCAACGTCTCAAGAATATTCGCATGCAATTATTGCAGCTGAATCTGCAAATGTTACCAGCTGCCACTTCCAATGAACCCCCTTCTATGTTGCAACTTAGTAATGCTATTAGTCAATTGCACTTTGATACCGCAAATGAGGTACCAAGCGCTGATTTGGATACATTCGACAGCCTTAAAACCAGGAGTATCATAGATCAGGCGCTACAAACCAGTCTGCT TTTGGAAAACGCAATGGAAATTGAACAGTGA
- the LOC133836433 gene encoding LOW QUALITY PROTEIN: protein takeout (The sequence of the model RefSeq protein was modified relative to this genomic sequence to represent the inferred CDS: deleted 1 base in 1 codon), producing MFSSANWKFQYSLCAISFIYLLPSTAAYTREIINDKPPLQERPPWLQTCKRSNPNENKCFRQLFEGCFPALAAGIPEIGVKSFEPLTIDQVSLSKGSGNLVLSGGFQNLVIRGPSNATVKRANLDFIRRQLNFELELPKLRIRAKYNLKGNILLLPLAGSGDVAMALKNVNTAVRTKISLHNETTTGDEIIHIDEMKVSFQVGAMRIHLKNLFNGNEILAASINSFLNQNGNEVIQELRPDLGLGLADIFHGLWNNVFSKMPTKLWLI from the exons ATGTTTAGCTCTGCAAACTGGAAGTTTCAATACAGCTTATGCGCTATcagttttatttatctattacCAAGCACGGCGGCCTACACTCGGGAAATTATTAACGACAAGCCGCCACTGCAGGAGCGAC cACCATGGCTGCAAACCTGTAAGCGATCCAATCCCAATGAGAATAAATGCTTCCGACAGTTATTTGAGGGCTGTTTTCCCGCTCTCGCTGCTGGCATACCAGAGATTGGAGTGAAGAGCTTTGAACCATTGACCATTGATCAAGTATCTCTTTCAAAGGGCAGTGGAAATTTAGTTTTATCTGGCGGCTTTCAAAACTTAGTAATTCGGGGTCCATCGAATGCAACGGTTAAGCGTGCAAA CTTGGATTTCATACGTCGTCAGCTTAACTTTGAGCTGGAGTTGCCAAAGCTTCGCATAAGAGCAAAGTACAATCTAAAGGGCAACATCTTGTTGCTGCCATTAGCTGGAAGCGGCGATGTTGCGATGGCTCTGAAGAATGTCAATACTGCTGTGCGTACCAAGATATCACTGCACAATGAGACCACAACCGGGGATGAGATCATTCACATTGATGAGATGAAAGTTAGCTTCCAGGTGGGCGCAATGCGGATTCATCTTAAAAATTTGTTCAACGGCAACGAAATTTTGGCTGCATcgataaattcatttttaaatcaGAACGGTAATGAGGTCATACAAGAGCTGCGGCCAGATCTGGGA TTGGGATTGGCTGACATATTCCATGGTCTCTGGAATAATGTTTTCTCAAAAATGCCGACAAAACTCTGGCTAATTTAA
- the LOC133836435 gene encoding protein takeout, with protein MKQNQKVTICIVGLVLLASQMQAAPKGKSLPAFLKVCYRDSPDLNTCARESFESLKPRLMNGIPELFIPPMEPLTVPEIKMDQDSGAIYLHSTYKNVKITGMSTHKLNELTIDPSQMKFVVAMTFPKLHLESEYNIKGKIMMMPMLGDGHCFVDLTNIAMHTEMFGEEYTKNGATYLRIKDIKVKYDLQNVHMQLDNLFNGDKALGQRMNDFLNENWKSLAEEVRPLMTKVLVDILRASIDKLFNEFTYEQLLPRMKL; from the exons atgaaGCAGAACCAAAAAGTTACTATTTGTATTGTGGGGCTAGTTCTTTTGGCCAGCCAGATGCAGGCTGCTCCAAAAGGGAAGTCTTTGC CCGCATTTCTGAAGGTATGTTATCGCGACTCTCCGGACCTCAATACCTGTGCCCGGGAATCCTTTGAATCTCTAAAGCCCCGCCTTATGAATGGCATCCCAGAACTTTTCATACCACCAATGGAACCGTTGACGGTGCCAGAAATCAAAATGGATCAGGATTCTGGTGCCATCTATCTGCACTCCACTTACAAAAATGTGAAGATAACTGGCATGTCCACACATAAATTGAACGAATTGACGATCGATCCTAGTCAAATGAAGTTCGTTGTAGCGATGACTTTCCCCAAATTGCACTTGGAATCCGAATATAACATTAAAGGAAAAATCATGATGATGCCGATGTTGGGTGATGGTCATTGTTTTGTGGATCTAA CCAATATCGCAATGCACACGGAAATGTTTGGAGAGGAATATACTAAGAACGGTGCGACCTATTTGAGGATCAAAGACATAAAGGTCAAATACGATCTGCAGAATGTGCACATGCAGTTGGATAATCTCTTCAATGGCGACAAGGCTCTGGGTCAGCGTATGAACGATTTCCTCAATGAGAACTGGAAGTCTTTGGCCGAAGAAGTGCGTCCTCTCATGACTAAGGTGCTCGTGGATATACTGCGTGCCTCAAttgataaattgtttaatgaatTCACCTACGAACAGCTGTTGCCCCGAATGAAGTTGtaa